DNA sequence from the Parasphaerochaeta coccoides DSM 17374 genome:
CTGTCGAACAAGGAGTTTTTCATCTTGTCACGCTGACTCTGCCGTGTCCCTTCCCTATGAAAATGGACACCATCCACCTCAATCGCCAGGAACGGGCTTCTGCTGACCTTGTTGTATATGAGGAAATCCACATGGGTGGCCGGATTTTTCACATATTTCCGTTCCTCGTCGTTCAACGAACTCACGTCTCTAATCAGCATGTACAGCGGCTGGTGGCAGATGACACTGAACGGCAAGGATGGATGCTTGGCAAGACAGCCAGTCAATAATTCGTACATCAGATTCTCTGAATCATAACGTGATACATTCTTGTGGTTTTTCAAGTATTCCATACGACTGTCCGTGTATTGCTTGTACAGATAGTCAAAGATCGAGTAAATCCTACTCTGGACAACGGTACCGTTATTGTACTCGATATAGGAAACCAAATCGCTTACATTACTATCCGCAGGCAGTTCGTTGCCAGATACAACGAGACAAAAACACATCTTCGCCCGTGAGACCGCGACGTTCAGAAGATACGGGTTGTCCAGAAACTCGGAAACACCGTTGTCGACCGTTGACAGGATGATCGTATCCTTCTCCCGTCCCTGGAAACGATGAACCGTCGCCACATCGATATCGCACGAGCCAAGAACCTCGCAAAACGTTTCCACCTGGTTCTTGTAGGGGGTGATAATGCCAATGCCTCCCTGTGAAGACTGCATCATGCAGGGCAAGACTTCATTGCAGATGACATCCACTTGCCGCCGATTGGCATGATCCCGCTCATGGTTACCAACCACAGTCCTGTACACCGAGAGGACTTCGTCTTCACCCTTGTCCTCCGTCATAATGATCAGCTGTCCTCCATAGAACTTCTGGTTGCAGAACCCAATGATTTTAGGATGGCAACGATAATGTTCGTGCAACATCTTCTGAGGAACCGCAGGGAAAAGAGAACATATGGACTTCAAAAGGCTGTTGCTCACAAACGAATACCCTTCTGGCAATATATGCGTCTTGAAAACCTCTTCGGCATGCTCCCTTGTTTTCTCATCGACAACATTGGGAAGCTGTTTCAGATCGCCGACAATTACTGCGTTCCGCGCAGAGGACAAGGACAGGGCTCCGGTCACGATGTCCACCTGCGAGGCCTCATCCATGATGAGATAATCGTATGTCACATCCACTCCCAGGCTACTCCGCGAAGAGAAAGTCGTGCTGAGGACAACAGGATATTCTTGTATGAAGTCGTTGGGACGCTGCCACAAGTCATCAGAGGAGAACTTCTCTCTTTTCGACTTTCCTCCATATCTTTCGTACATCTGTGCGTGGAGATAATCCAAGGACCATTCTGTCAGATTCCACATCTTTGCTACGGCATTCTCCTCTTCAAGAGCTTTGACCAGGGATGCAGCTTCGGCGGCAAGTTCAGTTCTCTTCACCTGATAGAACATACCCTGAAGGAGGGTGACGACTGTGGCCAGGTCTCTTTTTAGGAGCTTCCAGATTCCGATGCCGCAGGCAAGTACGGCCTTCACCTTGAAACACAGGGAGACGGGTCTGCTCCTTTCGTCAAACCGACGGCATTCCTGCCATAGGTTCATGAGCTTGTCCGATGACAGTCCTTGACGCAGTTTCGAGATGGTTTCCATGCGCCTTGTCTCAGTACAGAACCGCTTGAAATGTACAATTTCCGTGTCCAGGCTATCTAGTTTCTGCCGAACATCGGCAAGGCACCGTTGCTGGGAAAACACATGGGAAATCTCCGCGACGGATGTCCGAATGTTTTTTTTAAGGGAGCCCAACGCCTCATGACTTTTCTTCCACTCTGATAGGTCGGGATATTTGCCTAACTGATTTTCAAGGAACTTTGTTTTATTATGCGCTTTGCCGAGTGAAGCAACAAGGAAATCCATGCCATATTTCGGAGCAGACAGCTTTTCGGAGACATTGACTGTCGCAGAGTTGTTGCATGAAACAACCTGAATAGTTTTCCCCTGTACCAGCAGGTTTGCTATGATATTGAGAATCGTCTGGGTTTTCCCCGTCCCCGGTGGCCCCTGGATGACACTGAGTTGCGAAGTCAATGCATTTCTCACTGCTTCGAACTGGCTTGCATTTCCACCAAAAGGGAAAATGAGATCGGGAGTTTCGTGTACTGCTGGCTTGTGTTCAGCGGGATTTAGATAAAGGGCAAGTACGGATTTCTCGTCGATGAAAGATATCCTGTCATAATACTTCTTCAACAGGACAGACCCGTCCTCGGTCGTCAATTCATGTGTGTCTGCCAATCGGCGCAGGTAGTTCATACAATCCCGTGCCTGAGCATTCCTGAGACAGGAATACATCACCTGTACTTCATGCCAGAGATATGAACGTTCACTGCCGTCAGAGAAAATGACACGCAGATATTTTTCTGAAAATAAACTGAACACATACAGGGCTTGCACATTGAACAGTCTGCGTCCCTGATGATTGATTTGCACCATGACAGGATCTAGCTTCTTCGGATTCGTAAGCACGCGAAGCGAAGATTGGTTGTACAGATATCTCTTTCCGTTCTGGAAAACGACTTCGAATTTTTTTTCCTGCTGATGATAGGTACAGGACTTGATATCCTTTGAAATATCCTGCCCATCCTTCAGGATCATGTCCCTGCTTGCATCCAGCACGATTCACCTCTTTCCTGTAAGCAATTGACCGGAATCACCGGAAGTCCGGCTCTGCCTACGTTCTTCTCCACCGACTGGGTACAGCCGGGTTCGTTGTTGTCGTTCCGATGACTGAGCCATTCCAATCAATCGGAGACCATCTTTTATTGATCATAGACGGCCATTTCCCATAAAGACTATTCTCCCATAAATGACAGCAAATCGGGAAATTATTGATATTCAGGATTTCTTACATAAGAAGTACTTCTCCCCCCACCTTGACTGAATATATATCCTTCTTCCTTGAGCCTTTTGAGTGCCGCCTCGACAGACGAGCTTTTTATGCTGGGACACAACTCCAAAATTTCCATTTTGGTGAATGTACCCACTCTTTCGTTGACAGCCTCCCTGACAATATCATAGGGGGTACTCTTACGGTCGACAGAGCCAAGCCTATTTTCAAAATCCTTGTAGCAGTTCAGGACGATGCCCAGAAAATATTTGATGAAGGACGTATAGTCATTCCGCCCCTCATGCCAATCTGTAGAAACCTGTCGGAGCGCATCATAGTAAGACGCCTTGGTCTTCTCAATCTTCCTCTCTACACTGATATATTTACCCACCATGAAACCACTCTTATACAACAGCAACGTAGTGAGAAGACGGCTCATACGGCCATTGCCATCATTGAACGGATGAATACACAGGAAATCACAAATGAATATCGGAATCAGGATGAGAGGATCAACCACCTGCTGCGCAATGGCCTGCTGGTAGCTTCTACAAATCTCATCAACTGCATCCGGTGTCTCGTAGGGTTCACGTGGTGTAAATCTCGTCAAGGTTGTCCCATCGGCATGAAACTCATTAATGAAGTTCTGCGTATTCTTGAATTTGCCACCGAAGGACTTGTCAGTATATGATAAAAGATCACGATGAAACTGAAGAATAACATGTGGCGTGAGCGGAATGAACTCGTAGCTCTCATGGATTGTGCTCAGGACATCCCGGTATCCAGCAATCTCCTGCTCGTCACAATCTCGTGGAGTACTCTTCTCTTGAACCAGTTGCCGTATCCTTGTACGTGAAGTCCCAATACCTTCAATCTTATTCGAGCTTTCAGTACTCTGTATCCTCGCAACTTCAACCAGGCGTTCCACTTCAACAGGCTTTTGTCTGATGTACAGTTCTTGCTTTCCCTTGTGCTCACGTATGCTGGAAACATATGAGAGGATGCTGCTGCTCCATGAACTTTCCTTTAAGTTTGTATAATTGAATTGACGCATTTTTCTCCCACTGTTCAGAATTATCTCCCATATAATACCATAGTATGGGAGAATAGCAGTGTCCGTAGGAGAAAAACATACGGTAGAGCCTCCCCTCCCCAATGCATGTTGAAATGCCGAGAAACATCCATGCTATAAAGATGATGATTTCCCGCTACCCTTCATTACCCCACAAATCAGAACATTTATTTAAAATGAAAAAAATTATAGCAAAGTCTCAAAAACATGATAAAAAAAATTGACAAAGATATTACTAATGTTATTATTAGATTTATAATAACTGTTTTACAATGAAGGAAAATGAGGGTGATTATCTCCTTTGAATCTGTAAAACGGCACTGTCAAGGAGGGCATGTGGAGTTCCCCATAGAACAAAAAGTGAAAAAAACCGGAAAACAGTATCTCCCCTTCTTTTCCTTTCAGTCTGACCTGAAGTTCCCCCATACATATGGCATCTTGGATACTCCCAATTCCTACCGTCTGGATTGCGCCTTCACGGATCTTCGCTTCTCTTTGCAAATCCTTTAATTCTCCCTATTGCACATAATCAGAATATTAAAATGAAGGAGGTGAAGTTTTTAACACGGGCAATAACAAGTTCTTGGTTTTGTGTTGGAAATAACGAAAAACAAAAGGTGGTATTATGAAAAAGATTCTTACTATTCTCGCACTGTTGGCTATCTGCATGCTGACAGTAGCAGCTCAAGGTCGGATAGACAACACTCCATCGTACACAATTGACAGCGCTGATGTTATACTGAACCGTGGCCCTATATGGAGACCCTCATCTCCGGTCTTTGAGGAAATTGGAGCTTCTGGAATTTACCAGTCTCTTTCCAGGATTGGCAAATATGCAAGCTTTGCAAGTATCGGTGCCCACCCGGATGATGATGACTCAGGGATGTTTGCTTATCTCACCAAAGCTGAGCAAGTCAGGGTAGCAAACGTGATTGCAAACCGTGGCGAGGGCGGACAAAATGCAATTGGTCCTGAACTTTACCAAGGGCTTGGCGTCATTAGGACGGGAGAACTGCTAGCAGCCAGGAACATTGACGGAGCCGAACAATATTTCTTGAGTGCATATGACTTTGGCTTCTCAAGAAGCGGAGACGAAGCTCTTACTTTCTGGAATCAGGAAAACCTGATTGGTGATATAGTCCGCTTCATCAGGACATTCCGTCCTCAGGTAGTATTGAATCATCATGGGAACGAATACGTCACTGTCACTGGACATGGTCAACACCAGGGAATGGGGAAAATCGTACCTATGGCTGTAGCTGCGGCCGCCGACCCTAACGCATATCCAGAACAAATCAAGGAGGGTTTGTTACCATGGACTGTTTCCAGAGTTTTTACCAGAGGTGAAGGAAATACCATTATTGACCGTGGTACTTTTGATCCTGTAATAGGTCGGTCATATCAACAGATTGGTACTGAGGGACGCTCTTATCACCGCACGCAGAGCATGGGAAACATACAGGCGTTAGGTTCATCTACAGCCAATTTCAAACTTCAGGAGTCAGTCTCTCCATTCACTGAAGACCCCAAGACCTTCTTTGATGGGATTGACACAACTCTGACAGGAATTGCCGACTTGACGGGAGATGAGGAAGGCAAGATTCCTTTCTTGAGAGTCGGACTGGAAAAACTCAATCTTGAGAGTGAACGAATCTTGGATTCCTATAATCCAAAATATCCTGAATTGATTGTTGCAGACCTCGATCTGATGTTGTCCCAGTTCAAGACACTGCACAGACAAATCTGGGAGAGCAAACTCTCCACGGTGAAAAAAGATTATGTCATGCAGGCGCTGGAGCGCAAGATCAATGAAACCGAACAAGCAATGATCAAAACTTCCGGGGTGATTCTGGAAGCCTTTAGTGCAAAATCCCTCTATACAGCCGGAGACAATGTAGAAGTGAACTTTACTGTCTATGCAGTAGGCAAGACTCCCGTGACCGTAAAGAAACTTGCAGTGCATGCAGACAAAGGGGATACCGTCGAAAAGCAAGTGGATGCCGTCATCCAGAACAATGCGGTCATCAAAGAATCCGTAAAGCTGACAGTTGATGACAGAACCCCTGTTTCCAGGATATTCTGGTCGACAGATGGTAAAGTCCTGACATTGGAGGACTCTGATCCTGCTATGATTATCCAACCTTTCAGAGATTATCCGCTCGTTGGATACGCACAAGTGCAAATCGGCTCGGCCATAATTAGTCTGAAGCAGCCTGTACAAAACCGAATACAAAATGTTGTCATTGGAGAAGAAAGAACCTATGCCGCAGTAGTCGCTCCTTTTTCTGTCGCAGTGAATCCCAAAAACATAATTGTCAAGGCATCCCCCTCCGAACAGACGATTGACTTGCAGATTTCTGTCACCGCAAACAAGGCAGCTGAAGTTCAGCTGGAAGTTGATACGGTTGCAGGAATCCACATTGTCCTTGAGCAAGAGACCCTCTCCTTCACAACTGCGCAGACAAGCCAGATTGTCAATGCAAAGCTGGTTATCCCCGGAAATTTCAAACAAGGCAAATACCCTGTTTCCGTAAGTATTACAGCAGAAGGGGAAAAGTATACTGATGGCTATGCAGCTATTCATTATCCACATGTTGAGAAACATTATCTCTATTCATCAGCAACCAGTAATCTCTCAATCATTGATGTCGATATGGCAAAGGATGTGAGAATCGGCTATGTACAGTACAATGATACCATTCCAGAGTACTTGGAACAGGTTGGGATAAAAATTGACATTCTTTCACCTGAGTTCATGGAAATGGGAAATTTTGACGATTACGATACAATAGTCATTGGGCCTTTGGCATATGAATTCCGAAGCGATCTGGTCAACAACAATGCCCGACTGTTGGACTGGGTATCCCGTGGTGGTGTACTCATGGTTCAATATACTCGAGTGAAGTGGAATAGTCTGAATGTAGGACCATACCCCTCAACTATTGGGAGCTTGAATCGTGTAACCGTTGAAGAAGCGGAAATAACAGTACTGCAACCAGAACACCCGATTTTCAATTATCCAAATAAAATCACTACTTCTGACTTTGAAGGATGGATACAAGAAAGAGGACTTTATTTCTTTGAGAGCTGGGATGAACATTATCTTCCCTTGCTGGCTTGTCAAGATCCCGGTTTCCCACTTCAGAAAGGCGGTTTGATGGTAGCGGAATTAGGGAAAGGGCTTTGGATCTACAATGCCTATGCCTTCTTCCGCCAGATTCCTGGTGCCGTCCCAGGCGGATATAGAATATTTGCGAATATCCTCTCACTGCCAGCATCTCTGAAATAGTTCTATGCAGCACCAATGAAAGCCGTCCAGCAAATTCCTGGGCGGCTTTCATCATCTTTCATCATTTTGGATATAGGATAATCACCAGATTATTGCGTCTGCGGCCGCATGTCCTCTCTGGTTCATTACGCGAATGCTCGTATTGTCATTCAATTACAATCAGCAGCAAATTTTGTTAAAACAATCCCGCACCCATCCGCCCCAATCATCGCCCTCACATCTTCTTGTATTCGGCCAGGATTTCCTCAGCGGCTTTTTTCCCGTCCGCGTAGAACAACAGCGTATTCTCCTTGATGAACAGTGGATTCGCTATTTCAGCGAAACCAGGACTGAGGGAACGCTTTACTACAATGACAGTACGCGCCTTTCCGACATCCAGCACCGGCATACCGGAAATAGGATTCCCCTCCTCATGAGCCAAAGGATTGACGACATCATTCGCCCCTATGACGACAGCAACGTCAGTCACCGGGAATGTCGGATTAATCTGTTCCAGCTCCTTCAGCTTGTCATAGGGAATATTCTCCTCAGCAAGCAACACGTTCATATGCCCAGGCATGCGGCCAGCAACAGGGTGAATGCCAAACTCTACCTCGATATCATCCTTCTCCAGTGCCTCGGAGAGCATCCGCACCGGATTCTGGGCACGGGAGACAGCCATGCCATATCCCGGTATGAACACTACCCTGTTCGCGCTCTTGAGAATCATTGCAATCTCCTCGGCATCGGTCGTCTTCACCTTTCCCGCGTAGATATCGACTGCCTGTCCCTTCTCCGCGTCCTTTCCCCCGACACCGCCGAAAATAACATTCGCCAGAGAACGATTCATCGCCTTGCACATGATTTGCGTCAGGATTATTCCGCTTGCACCGACAATTGCGCCGGAAATGATGAGAATGGTGTTGTCCAGCACAAATCCAGTCGCGGCGACCGCCAGGCCGGAATATGAATTTAACAGAGAGATGACAATGGGCATGTCCGCGCCGCCAATGGATATGGTGAGAAGAATGCCAAGGAACGATGAGAAAAAGATCAGCAGCCAGAGGTAGATGAGTTTGCCAGGATACATCACCATGCCGACCATGGAAGCCACGGCAGCAAGCATCACCAGAACCTTCACCACCTGATCACCCCGGAACTTCACGGCATGCGTAGTGATTACCCCTTGCAGTTTCCCGGAAGCCACCATTGATCCCCAGAAAGTCAGCGCACCGATAAAGACAGAAATAACTATGGAGACGATGAACTGCGTGTCAAAGACGAAGACCCCCGCGTTCAGTTCAAGTGCCTTCATGATGATTACATCAAGGAACGACACCACTGCCACCAAGAGCGATGCGATTCCTCCGAATCCGCTCAGAAGCCCTACCATCTGAGGCATTGCAGTCATCTTTACCTTCAACGCCATCCATGTCCCCACAATGCTCCCCAGCAGGATTCCTCCGAGAATCCACAAAGGATTGAGCATGTCATACGCTATCACAGTCACAAGGACAGCCAGGAACATCCCCACGGCACCCAGCAAATTTCCTCTCACTGCCGTATCAGGGCGGGAAAGACCTTTGAGTCCTATGATGAAAAAAGCGGCGGCGACAAGATAGACACTGTTTACCAGGATGTTCATTTCTTTTCCTTTTTCTTGAACTTCTCAAGCATGCGGTGAGTGACGACGAAACCGCCAACGACATTGATTGTCGCAAAGAATAGAGCGACAGCACCCAGAACCATGCAGAGCCTACTGTTACCTGAACCCGTCGCAATGAGCGCCCCGATGATTGTTATGCCGGATATAGCGTTCGTCCCGGACATCAGAGGCGTATGGAGCAACGGGGGAATCTTCGTGATAAGTTCGTATCCCAGGAAAATCGAAAGGACAAATATGATGATGAGGTAGACAAGATTCATGCAATACCCTCCTTTGCTCCGGATGAAATCCGAAGTGTGTCTTTCCGTATGATGCCATCGGCGACCACAAGCGTAGCATCGATGATTTCATCTCCTCTATCCACGGCAAGGTTTCCTGCTGAATCAAAAAGGTTCTTTACAAAGTTCTCAATGTTCCTTGCATAAAGAAGGCTGGCATTGCGTGGCACAGTGGATACAATGTTCGCCGGAGCAATGATGGTTACGCCATGCGCCATGATGGTCTTCCCGAACTGCGATAGTTCGCAGTTGCCTCCATGTTCCGCGGTCAGGTCAACAATGACCGACCCCCACGGCATGAGGGAAACCATCTCCTCGGTGACCAGGACAGGAGATTTCCTTCCCGGAACGGCGGCTGTAGTTATCACAATGTCGCTGTCCTTCAGGACATCAGACAGAAGCTCACGTTGCTTCCGGTAGAAGTCCTCTCCCAGTTCCTTTGCGTATCCTCCGGAGCCTTCGCTATCATCTGTATCAAGTTTCATCTCAATGAACCGGGCTCCCAGGCTGTGTACTTGGTCTTTCACAGCGGGGCGCACGTCATACGCACTGGTCACCGCGCCCAGACGCCTCAGTGTCGCTATTGCCTGGAGTCCGGCCACTCCCACTCCCAGGACAAACGCATGCGCCGGGGCTATCGTACCCGCTGAGGTCATCAGCATGGGCATGAGTTTGGGAAGTGTATCAGAGGCAATGAGCGCCGCCTTGTAGCCGGAAAGATTCGACATTGACGAAAGCACATCCATGCTCTGGGCACGTGAAATACGCGGGATAAGCTCCAGCGCATACACTCTGGCGTGAGCGCGGGCATATGATTCGTAGATAGGATGGGGAGCGTAAGGTTCGGTGAGTCCAATGACGAACGCGCCTTTTTTCAGAAGCGCGACATCTTTTTCATATGATTCATCATGGTTATTGCCGCCGCCCCTCACGACGAACAGGATATCCGCCTGCCGGAACACTTCCTGACGCTCAACGACGGAAGCCCCTGCCATGGCATAGGCGGCATCGGAAAATCCGGATTTCTCCCCTGCTCCCTGCTCGACCATCACGACATGTCCCGCCTTGCACAAGCTTGTCACAGTCGCAGGAACCGTCGCCACGCGATTTTCTCCTGGATGATTTTCTTTTGGGATACCGAAATACATATTCTCTCCTAATCTTGTCGTCCGGGGTGAAAATGATTTGTGAATCATATATGTGCCTATATAAATAATAATCCATAAAATACAGTCAAGCCACTATTTTTCTTATAAATTGCAGTTATGGTTTTTTAATACGCGTCAAAGTGTAAATAATATCCAATAACAGAAATAAGTGCATGCGCGAATATGATGCCAAAAAAGACATCACGACCATTCTGGCGGCATCCGCCATCCAGTCAAATGATGAGTTCGTATGTATGTCTTGCCTTCAACCAAGGATTTTCCCAGGGTTCATGATCATCTGCGGATCCAACGCTTCCTTCACAATCCTGTAAAGCTCATATTCCTCAGCAGGAATCAATTCTTTCAAATACCTTTTCCGCTTCAATCCTATTCCATGCTCACCGCTTATCTTGCCGCCGAGTTCCCGCACTATGAAGGCGTACAGTTCCCTCAAGATTTCAGGTTCAATGATGTTCCAATGCTCAATGTTGCTTTCAGGATTCTTGACCAGCGTCGCGTGGAGATTCCCGTCCCCCGCATGTCCGTAACAAGGAATGGTGATATCATATTTTTCAGAAAGACGGGAAAGTTCAGGCAAGACATCAGCAATGGAACCCATGGGAACAACAATGTCTTCAAGGCTCTGCACCGGGCTATATACTTTCAGAGCTTCCGCGATATTCCTGCGTACAGCCCAGATACGTTCCTGGGTGTTCCTGTCTTCCGCAATATAGACCTCCATTGCCCCATGCTCATTACAGATATCACCAATGGCAATCATGTCCCTTTCTACCTGTCCTTCATCCGTACCGTCAAGCTCAATCAACAACATCGCCCCGACACCTTCAATGGGAAGTGTCTCATTCAAATACACGCAGGACATTTCAATGGAAAGTCTGTCCATGAATTCCATGCTGGTGGGGATGATACCTTTGGTCATGATGACCGGGACGACATCAATCGCTTCCTGGGCAGTCTTGAACGACACAAGAAGATCAGCCTTTACCACAGGCAGCCCGATAAGTTTGATGATGGCCTTCGTTATGATTCCGAGCGTCCCTTCGGAACCGATATACAATTGCTTGAGATCATACCCGGAAACATCCTTGGTCACTTTACCACCGAGCCGGACGACATCTCCGTGGGGAGTCACGACCTCCAGAGCAAGGACATAACGTCCGGTGACGCCGTATTTCACGGCTTTCCCGCCTCCGGCGTTCTCCGCTATGTTTCCTCCAAGAAAACATGTCTCAAGACTCATGGGATATCCGGCAAAGACCAATCCGTGAGCCTTCACCTGCTCGTTCAGTTCATTGGTGATGACCCCAGCTTCCGCCGTCACCGTAAGGTTTTTCTCATCTATTTCCAGCACCTTATTCATTTTTTCCAACGAAAGAACAATCCCGCCGAATACAGGTATCGCCCCACCGGAAAGCCCTGAACCTGCTCCACGCGGAGTCACCGGAATCCGTTCACGGGACGCAAGTTTCATAATCAGGGCAACCTGCTCAGTGTTCAAGGGAGTAACGACGACCTCCGGCATATGGGCATAATGCTCAATGGATGTCTCATCATGGCTGTAGGCTTCCATCCTGTCCTTGTCATACAGAACATTATGGGAACCAAGTATCTTCACGAGTTCTTCCACCAAGGCAGGGGTTACTGTCGCATACATGTTCATGTGCTTCCATCCTCCAGGACAAAGTCCAAGGCCAAGTCCAAGGCCAAGTTCAAGCGCCTGAGCAGTTCCGGAACAATCTCAAAAAGGTCTCCCACCAACGCGAAGTCCGCGACGCGCAAGAGATTCGCACGCTCGTCAGCGTTGATCGCCACGATGCATTCCGCCGTCTTGATACCTGCCATGTGCTGTACCGCGCCGGATATCCCTATTCCCATGTAAAGCCGCGGGGAAATTGTCTTTCCGGAAAGCCCTACCTGATGCGGATATCCCTTCCATCCCCTGTCCACGGCATCACGGGTTGCCCCGACCTGACCGCCAAGCGCATGGGCAAGGTCTTCAATCAAGCGGAAGTTCTCTTTTTTCTTCAAGCCCTTTCCCCCTGCCACCACAATTTCAGCTTCCATGATTGAGCCCTGATCAGAATGTTCCTTCCGTGTCCCCAGGACGGTGACTCTTTCATCCTGCCATGCAGGGTTCCAGGGCACACGGACGATTTCTCCTTTACGGGAAGAATCGGCGGGAAGATGCCGTATGGATTTTGCCCTGACCGTAGCCATCTGAGGGCGATGCTCAGGTGTCTTTATCGTAGCCATGATATTGCCGCCGATAGCGGGTCGTGTCTGAAGGAGGTTCCCGCTCTTTTCCTCAATGGACAGCTCGGTGCAATCGGCAGTAAGGCCGGTTCTCAGCCGTACCGCCAGAGCAGGAAAGATGCTGCGTCCACTCGTCGTAGCTGCGCCAAGGAATATTTCAGGCTTATGTTCCTCGGACAATCCGGTAAGGATATTGACATATACTTCATGACCCGACCATCCGAGCTGTTCATGGGTAACGACATATACACAATCAGCGCCATAAGTGAACAGAAGTCGGATCTCATCATCCGGGATGTCACCGATTACGACCGAACAAAGTTTGCAGCGCAAGGAATCCGCCAGAGTCCTCCCCCACGCGAGAAGCTCATAGGAAACATCCTTGAGCGTAGTTCCGTGGCATTCAGCCAAAGTCCATACGTCATGCATGGCGACCTCTCTCCTGTCCCGGCAGATGTCCTGGTAGATGCCCTGGCAGATGTCCCAACAGATTTTTGTCCTTCAGAAACCGCAGAAGCTGATCGACAGCATCGCTTGCGGGAAATTCTTCCGAAACCTTCACTATGGTGGTGTTTCTCGTTATTTTGGGCGTTTCAATCCTTACTACCCGTGTGGGAGAACCTTTGAGTCCAAGAAGGGAGGGATCGGCGTCCAATGTCTTTGCATCCCACACGGGAATTTCAGCATGAAGTGTCCGTTTTTTTCCTGCCAGAGTGGGAAGGCGCGGGACGACAATCTCTTTTACGACCGTCAGAACCGCGGG
Encoded proteins:
- a CDS encoding NAD(P) transhydrogenase subunit alpha — translated: MNLVYLIIIFVLSIFLGYELITKIPPLLHTPLMSGTNAISGITIIGALIATGSGNSRLCMVLGAVALFFATINVVGGFVVTHRMLEKFKKKEKK
- a CDS encoding electron transfer flavoprotein subunit alpha/FixB family protein, which encodes MHDVWTLAECHGTTLKDVSYELLAWGRTLADSLRCKLCSVVIGDIPDDEIRLLFTYGADCVYVVTHEQLGWSGHEVYVNILTGLSEEHKPEIFLGAATTSGRSIFPALAVRLRTGLTADCTELSIEEKSGNLLQTRPAIGGNIMATIKTPEHRPQMATVRAKSIRHLPADSSRKGEIVRVPWNPAWQDERVTVLGTRKEHSDQGSIMEAEIVVAGGKGLKKKENFRLIEDLAHALGGQVGATRDAVDRGWKGYPHQVGLSGKTISPRLYMGIGISGAVQHMAGIKTAECIVAINADERANLLRVADFALVGDLFEIVPELLRRLNLALDLALDFVLEDGST
- a CDS encoding FAD-binding oxidoreductase; amino-acid sequence: MNMYATVTPALVEELVKILGSHNVLYDKDRMEAYSHDETSIEHYAHMPEVVVTPLNTEQVALIMKLASRERIPVTPRGAGSGLSGGAIPVFGGIVLSLEKMNKVLEIDEKNLTVTAEAGVITNELNEQVKAHGLVFAGYPMSLETCFLGGNIAENAGGGKAVKYGVTGRYVLALEVVTPHGDVVRLGGKVTKDVSGYDLKQLYIGSEGTLGIITKAIIKLIGLPVVKADLLVSFKTAQEAIDVVPVIMTKGIIPTSMEFMDRLSIEMSCVYLNETLPIEGVGAMLLIELDGTDEGQVERDMIAIGDICNEHGAMEVYIAEDRNTQERIWAVRRNIAEALKVYSPVQSLEDIVVPMGSIADVLPELSRLSEKYDITIPCYGHAGDGNLHATLVKNPESNIEHWNIIEPEILRELYAFIVRELGGKISGEHGIGLKRKRYLKELIPAEEYELYRIVKEALDPQMIMNPGKILG
- a CDS encoding NAD(P) transhydrogenase subunit alpha, with the protein product MIHKSFSPRTTRLGENMYFGIPKENHPGENRVATVPATVTSLCKAGHVVMVEQGAGEKSGFSDAAYAMAGASVVERQEVFRQADILFVVRGGGNNHDESYEKDVALLKKGAFVIGLTEPYAPHPIYESYARAHARVYALELIPRISRAQSMDVLSSMSNLSGYKAALIASDTLPKLMPMLMTSAGTIAPAHAFVLGVGVAGLQAIATLRRLGAVTSAYDVRPAVKDQVHSLGARFIEMKLDTDDSEGSGGYAKELGEDFYRKQRELLSDVLKDSDIVITTAAVPGRKSPVLVTEEMVSLMPWGSVIVDLTAEHGGNCELSQFGKTIMAHGVTIIAPANIVSTVPRNASLLYARNIENFVKNLFDSAGNLAVDRGDEIIDATLVVADGIIRKDTLRISSGAKEGIA
- a CDS encoding NAD(P)(+) transhydrogenase (Re/Si-specific) subunit beta, translated to MNILVNSVYLVAAAFFIIGLKGLSRPDTAVRGNLLGAVGMFLAVLVTVIAYDMLNPLWILGGILLGSIVGTWMALKVKMTAMPQMVGLLSGFGGIASLLVAVVSFLDVIIMKALELNAGVFVFDTQFIVSIVISVFIGALTFWGSMVASGKLQGVITTHAVKFRGDQVVKVLVMLAAVASMVGMVMYPGKLIYLWLLIFFSSFLGILLTISIGGADMPIVISLLNSYSGLAVAATGFVLDNTILIISGAIVGASGIILTQIMCKAMNRSLANVIFGGVGGKDAEKGQAVDIYAGKVKTTDAEEIAMILKSANRVVFIPGYGMAVSRAQNPVRMLSEALEKDDIEVEFGIHPVAGRMPGHMNVLLAEENIPYDKLKELEQINPTFPVTDVAVVIGANDVVNPLAHEEGNPISGMPVLDVGKARTVIVVKRSLSPGFAEIANPLFIKENTLLFYADGKKAAEEILAEYKKM